The following is a genomic window from Sporosarcina jeotgali.
AGAATGATCTGGGTACAATTCTATAGAACAAAGGTGGTTACTGCCCATGAAAAAGGAGCATAAAAAGGAGTCATTCTGGCACTTGGTACGCCGTTATTTATTTATTGCAATTGGTGCTGGTTTAGCCGCAGTTGCTTTGGAATTATTTTTAATTCCAAATTCAGTCATTGATGGTGGAATTATCGGGATTTCACTGATTGTTAATTATTTAAGTGACATCCCCTTCGGTATTCTGATTCTGCTGTTCAACATACCTTTTGTATTTTTTGGCTACAAGCACATCGGTAAAAACTTTTTCCTCTCTTCCACTTTTGCAATTGTCTTTTTGGCAATCATAGAATTCCCATTGAAAGCGGTCGGTCCTTTTGTGACAGATCCACTCCTTGCGACAGCTTTTGGAGGAATACTTCTCGGTGCGGGTGTGGGGATTGTCATTCGTAATGGCGGTGCTTTAGACGGAACCGAGATATTGGGAATATTGCTGACAAAGAAAGTGCCATATTCTGTCGGAGAATTTGTCATGTTTCTTAATATCTTCATCTTCGGATGGGCGGGTTTTGTGCTCGGTCCTGAAAAAGCGATGTACTCCATTTTGACCTATTACATAGCTGCTAAAGCGATAGACGCGGTGATTCAAGGGTTTGATGAAACAAAAGCAGCAATTATTGTTTCGGATGAATTCGAAGAAATGGCAGCTGCGATCGGCAAGCGCTTAGGCCGCTCGGTTACAAAACTTCACGGAAAAGGCGGTTATAGTGATAACGAAAAGGACGTCATATATGTAGTAGTGACACGTCTTGAGCTGACAAAGTTAAAAGAAATTGTTCACGACATTGATCCTTCTGCGTTTACAACCATTATGGATACGCAGGAGACTCACGGTTCACGGTTTAAGTCAGCGATCCATTAATAAATAAAAGGGCTGTCCTCGGATGTCATTCGTATGACTCCATGGGACAGCCCTTTTTTGGGTGTACGCCGTGCCTTTCGAAAAAATTCCACTGACGTTCTAGGCATTTAAATTCCAACAAGTTGTATAGACATCCATTCCGCTATGCATGCTGAAGACAAACAGCAAAGACTACCGGAATGGAGAGTTGACAATGCAGCGTGTGCAAAAGAAGAATGGGACATTTCTATTCAGTATGAAACAATTGCTTTTGATGTTGTTAAGCTTGTCTGTATTTGATGCATTTGCAACAGATTTCGGACTGCGCCTTGAACTGATTAAGGAAGCCAATCCAATGGCAAGTTTTGTGTATGGGAGCAGTATTTTTTTGTTTTATTTGATGAAGATTGGATTTCCAATCAGTCTATTTGCACTGGAGCCGGCAGTCGACCGCTCTCGTATCGTGCGATGGCTTCTTCAATTTACGATAGGTCTTTACGCTGTCGCAGTTGGAGTGCATATATTTTGGATGATGCTTCAATTCTCATAAGGGACGCCCCGTATTTCAACTGAATTCGTGTTGGTGCTATACTGTCAGTACAACGACTAAGTGAAATGGCGGGTACATAGATGAAACAAACAATAGGAATTCTTGCGCACGTGGATGCAGGGAAAACAACATTTTCAGAACAACTTCTTTACCTGACGAAGCAAATTCGAGAACGCGGCCGTGTAGATCATCAAGATGCTTTCTTGGATAATCATTCAATTGAACGTGCTCGGGGAATTACGGTCTTTGCAGAACAGGCGGAAATCGACTATGAAGGAAATTGCTTTACACTAATTGATACACCCGGTCATGCTGACTTCTCTCCCGAGATGGAAAGAGCGGTTCAAGTAATGGATGCTGCGATTGTCTTAGTCAGTGCAGTTGACGGAGTTCAAGGCCATACAGAAAGGGTTTGGCAGCTGTTGCGTGAAGCACAAGTCCCTACTTTTTTATTCATCAATAAAATGGATCGTGAAACAGCCGACGCTGCTGCAATTATGAGCGAACTACACGACTCCTTATCTATGGATTGTTTTGACTTAGGTCTCATAGATCATGGCGATACGATGTCCGAAGAGTTGGCAGAATGGCTAGCTGAGCGTGATGACACACTGCTCAATCGGTATTTGGAGACTGGCTATGATAAAGAATCTTGGATGGAAACGCTGAAGGGGCTTGTTCAGAAGGGGATAGTTTTTCCGTGCGGCCAAGGATCTGCATTGAAAGACATCGGCATCGGGCCTTTCTTTTCTAAATTTGCCACTCTTACGAATCGAACGGAGTCTTGTGAAACTTCAGCACCCTTCTCTGCATCTGTCTATAAAATCCGCCATGATGAAAATGGACAGCGCATTACGTTTCTAAAGGTCCTTAGCGGTACTCTTAAAGTCCGCGATGAATTGACGGCGGGAAACCTGGCAGAAAAAGTTACACAAATCAGGGTGTACAGCGGAACTAAATTCACAGCAGTCTCACAAGCAAAAGCTGGAGATTTGGTAGCAGTGACGGGTCTCTCGAATGCTTCATCCGGAGATACGATCGGCCTTGACACCGGACGGGTCCAGTTCAGTTCTATTCCTGCACTAAAAGCAGCGGTCCAGTATGATCCGGCCTATTCCAGTAAAGATGTGTGGAATGTGTTCAGCATACTCGATGCTGAAGATCCGACGTTACATGCGATATGGAATGAACATAGCCAGGAAATTGAAATCCGTGTGATGGGGGTTATCCAACTTGAAGTCCTAGAACATATTGTGCACGAACGTTTCAATATGAATGTAACATTTGGAACTCCCGCGATTCTTTATAAAGAAACGATTGCTTCAACGGTTACGGGATACGGTCATTTCGAACCGCTCAAACATTATGCAGAAGTTCATGTCAAAATGGAACCTGCCGAACGGGGATCAGGCATTCACTTTAAATCGCGCTGTCATACGGATGCTCTGTCACCCGGTCACCAGCGTGTCATAGAAAAACATTTGTTTGAACGCGATCATCATGGACTCTTAACAGGTTCTCCGCTGACAGATATCACCGTTACATTAGTAACGGGCCGCTCCCATAACGAGCATACTTCTGGCGGCGATTTCAGAGAATCACTTTTCCGCGCACTCCGGCAGGGGCTCGAGCAAGCTGAAAATCTTCTTCTTGAACCGTACTATGCCTTTAAAATGAAAATCGACAGCGACCATATCGGACGGGCATTGACTGATATTCAAACGGCCCATGGAATTTTCAATGCTCCTGAAACGTTTGGGAGCTCTACTACAGTCACTGGCCGCGTTCCTGTTGCCTCCTTCATGAACTACAGTACGGAATTTGCTTCCTACACTGGAGGGAAAGGTGTTCTTGTTTTAACGTTAGACGGGTATGGTCCTTGTCACAACCCGGAAGAAATCATCGAGACCATAGGGTACGACAAATCTGCCGATCCAGAATACTCGTCTTCATCCGTGTTTTGTGCGAAAGGAAAAGGATATGCAGTCCCTTGGCAAGAAGCGAAAGCTGCCATGCATTGTGATGTGGAGTAAGAAAGGGAGTTTTTTTATGAAACGAGTGATTGTTACTGGCTATAAACCCCATGAACTCGGGATCTTTGATGCTAAAAATCCGGGGATTGCTATTATAAAAAGAGCATTGGCAGATCGTCTTTCAGGACTTGTTGAAAATGGTTTGGAATGGGTTATCATCAGCGGCCAGCCCGGATGCGAGACGTGGGCTGGACAAGTTGTCGATGAATTAAGAGAGGCTTATCCAACCCTTCAGCTAGCCCTTATTACACCATTCTTAGAGCAGGATAAAAATTGGAATGAACTGAAGAAGCTGGATTATGAAGAGCTTCAGCTTATAGCTGATTATCAAGTAAGTTTGACGAATCGCCCATATGAAGCCCCGTGGCAGTTCATTGAGCGGGATAAGTTCTTGCTTAGGAATTCGGATGGCTTGCTCGTCGTCTACGATGAAGAAAACGACGGCTCACCGAAATTCATGAAACGGATGGCGGAAAAATATGCAGAAAAGCAACCCTATGAGGTCTTAACGATAGCAGCGGATGACTTGCAGCTGATTGCAGAAGATATCCAGCGTGCAGAACAAGATTCCTTTATGGATTTTTGAACCTTAAACGATCCAATTTTGTACAGTCAAAAGGCAGAGCGCATTTGCACTCTGCCTTTATATCGTTATCTCAAAGAATTGACGTTGTCATAAGAATCATGGACATGAAGAAAATCGTCATGTAATTGACCGAGTACAAAAACATCCACTGTGCCCATTTGTAATCATCTTTCATGAACAAACCAGCTATCGCCAGTAAGATGAAACCCATATTCATTGCTGTAACCAACAAGATGAATCCTGTGCCGAATGCTGCCAGGAAGAACGGCAACGGCAATAGACATGCACTATAGACAATCGACTGACGCTTGGTCATTGGGATACCTTTGACCACCGGCAGCATTGCAACGCCTGCTGCACGGTATTCATCCACTTTCTTGATAGCAATTGCAAATGTGTGAGGCATCTGCCAAATGAACAATACAATTGCCAATACAATCGGTACCATATGGTAAGACGGCCCCACTGCTGCCCATCCGATCAGTGGAGTGACTGCACCGGATACACTCCCGATAACGGTATTGAGCGTGTACTTCCGCTTTGACCACATTGTATAGAGGACGACATACGTGAACCAGCCTATAAACCCATAGATCGCTGCGCTTGGTGATGCGGCATATAACAAGATCACCCCTAATACGGATAATCCGATCCCTATTTTCAGGATAGTCTCCATAGATATATTCCCTGTTACAGTCGGCCGTTTTTGAGTGCGCGCCATTACTCGGTCCAGGTCCACTTCATACCAGTTATTTAACGTAAGTGCCCCAGCCATTAACATGGTACTGCCTGCCATTGTTAAGAAGAAAAGTGAAATGTATTCCGCAAATGTGCCGCCATAGAAATAGATAGCAAGCCAGAACCCTGCAAAGACAGGAAGAATGTTTGCAATTAGCACGGGGCCTTTAAATAAATATTTCAAGTCATTAGCAAGCGTTGACGCATGCTGTTCTTTTTCGTGCGTTCGCTCCATTGTTTTTTGCATAAGTTCGCATCCTTTAAAGA
Proteins encoded in this region:
- a CDS encoding YitT family protein, which translates into the protein MKKEHKKESFWHLVRRYLFIAIGAGLAAVALELFLIPNSVIDGGIIGISLIVNYLSDIPFGILILLFNIPFVFFGYKHIGKNFFLSSTFAIVFLAIIEFPLKAVGPFVTDPLLATAFGGILLGAGVGIVIRNGGALDGTEILGILLTKKVPYSVGEFVMFLNIFIFGWAGFVLGPEKAMYSILTYYIAAKAIDAVIQGFDETKAAIIVSDEFEEMAAAIGKRLGRSVTKLHGKGGYSDNEKDVIYVVVTRLELTKLKEIVHDIDPSAFTTIMDTQETHGSRFKSAIH
- a CDS encoding DUF5658 family protein, which encodes MQRVQKKNGTFLFSMKQLLLMLLSLSVFDAFATDFGLRLELIKEANPMASFVYGSSIFLFYLMKIGFPISLFALEPAVDRSRIVRWLLQFTIGLYAVAVGVHIFWMMLQFS
- a CDS encoding translation factor GTPase family protein, whose amino-acid sequence is MKQTIGILAHVDAGKTTFSEQLLYLTKQIRERGRVDHQDAFLDNHSIERARGITVFAEQAEIDYEGNCFTLIDTPGHADFSPEMERAVQVMDAAIVLVSAVDGVQGHTERVWQLLREAQVPTFLFINKMDRETADAAAIMSELHDSLSMDCFDLGLIDHGDTMSEELAEWLAERDDTLLNRYLETGYDKESWMETLKGLVQKGIVFPCGQGSALKDIGIGPFFSKFATLTNRTESCETSAPFSASVYKIRHDENGQRITFLKVLSGTLKVRDELTAGNLAEKVTQIRVYSGTKFTAVSQAKAGDLVAVTGLSNASSGDTIGLDTGRVQFSSIPALKAAVQYDPAYSSKDVWNVFSILDAEDPTLHAIWNEHSQEIEIRVMGVIQLEVLEHIVHERFNMNVTFGTPAILYKETIASTVTGYGHFEPLKHYAEVHVKMEPAERGSGIHFKSRCHTDALSPGHQRVIEKHLFERDHHGLLTGSPLTDITVTLVTGRSHNEHTSGGDFRESLFRALRQGLEQAENLLLEPYYAFKMKIDSDHIGRALTDIQTAHGIFNAPETFGSSTTVTGRVPVASFMNYSTEFASYTGGKGVLVLTLDGYGPCHNPEEIIETIGYDKSADPEYSSSSVFCAKGKGYAVPWQEAKAAMHCDVE
- a CDS encoding DUF1273 domain-containing protein, coding for MKRVIVTGYKPHELGIFDAKNPGIAIIKRALADRLSGLVENGLEWVIISGQPGCETWAGQVVDELREAYPTLQLALITPFLEQDKNWNELKKLDYEELQLIADYQVSLTNRPYEAPWQFIERDKFLLRNSDGLLVVYDEENDGSPKFMKRMAEKYAEKQPYEVLTIAADDLQLIAEDIQRAEQDSFMDF
- the cyoE gene encoding heme o synthase translates to MQKTMERTHEKEQHASTLANDLKYLFKGPVLIANILPVFAGFWLAIYFYGGTFAEYISLFFLTMAGSTMLMAGALTLNNWYEVDLDRVMARTQKRPTVTGNISMETILKIGIGLSVLGVILLYAASPSAAIYGFIGWFTYVVLYTMWSKRKYTLNTVIGSVSGAVTPLIGWAAVGPSYHMVPIVLAIVLFIWQMPHTFAIAIKKVDEYRAAGVAMLPVVKGIPMTKRQSIVYSACLLPLPFFLAAFGTGFILLVTAMNMGFILLAIAGLFMKDDYKWAQWMFLYSVNYMTIFFMSMILMTTSIL